A stretch of the Uranotaenia lowii strain MFRU-FL chromosome 3, ASM2978415v1, whole genome shotgun sequence genome encodes the following:
- the LOC129752762 gene encoding uncharacterized protein LOC129752762 — protein sequence MIVKCWLASPPSRWKEFVANRVSEIQHITDGGHWNHVAGIENPADLISRGMTAAQLQYQTIWFQGPTWLQLDEQHWPKIEQSQEENVDVTMLEEKPATTATAHTSEHNEIFGLKSSYTELVRLVAWMQRCRFNLQKLNRESRKSGPLKVTELDESLKTLVRIAQQEGFAKEYADLLNNRPISNSSKIASLNPVMVDGLIRVGGRLRNAAIHESRKHPFILDHRHPFTTTVMIYYHQNLLHAGQQLLIASVRERFWPTNIGTLARAVIFKCVACFRVRPKIQEQLMADLPKHRVTQCPVFQKVGVDYCGPFYITYPQRKARPTKVFIAIYVCLVTKAVHIELAADLSTQAFLATFQRFCGRRSAPSLVMCDNAKNFVGAKRVLDEVHQLFVSKTFQDSVINYAADRGIDFQFIPARSPNFGGLWESAVKSFKTLLKRTIGSRSLVHEELQTIIVRIEAALNSRPLTALSNDPEDFEPLTPGHFLVQKQLIAPPEHDWNEVPENRLNVWQRMQQTSQQLWKKWSSMYLSDLHSRTKWTKQNDNLRVGMMVVLKEDNIPPLKWPIARIEAVHPGPDGNVRVVTVRTQSGSYDRAISKICYSNGCRAGRAAIHRRSGNAAQTSHITSAYHRAFGSAIRAIHEVHPPPRAHQSMQLKLLIVNPSMAHNLGSSSNPSPRSPPASDSAAASAIMLWENKLH from the exons ATGATAGTGAAGTGTTGGTTAGCATCTCCACCTTCTCGATGGAAAGAGTTCGTAGCTAATCGTGTGTCTGAGATTCAACACATCACCGATGGAGGACACTGGAATCATGTGGCAGGAATTGAGAATCCTGCTGACCTTATTTCTCGAGGAATGACTGCAGCACAACTGCAATACCAAACGATATGGTTTCAAGGTCCAACATGGCTTCAACTTGATGAGCAACATTGGCCAAAGATCGAGCAGAGCCAGGAGGAAAACGTAGACGTTACGATGTTGGAAGAGAAACCAGCTACTACTGCAACAGCTCACACGAGCGAGCACAACGAGATTTTTGGTTTAAAGTCCTCTTACACTGAACTTGTCCGCCTCGTAGCTTGGATGCAACGTTGTCGTTTCAATTTGCAAAAGTTGAACAGAGAAAGTCGGAAGAGTGGTCCCCTCAAGGTTACCGAGTTAGACGAATCGCTTAAGACACTCGTGCGCATAGCTCAACAAGAAGGTTTTGCCAAAGAATATGCTGACTTGTTGAACAATCGTCCGATATCAAATTCATCGAAAATCGCATCCTTGAATCCTGTAATGGTAGATGGTTTAATTCGAGTTGGAGGTCGACTACGTAACGCTGCAATCCACGAATCCCGAAAGCATCCATTCATACTCGATCATCGACATCCGTTCACGACAACTGTGATGATATACTACCACCAGAACCTGCTGCACGCTGGTCAACAGTTGTTGATAGCATCAGTTCGAGAGCGATTCTGGCCAACGAATATTGGGACACTTGCTCGAGCTGTCATTTTCAAATGTGTAGCATGCTTTCGCGTTAGGCCGAAAATCCAAGAGCAACTTATGGCGGATTTACCTAAGCACAGAGTCACACAATGTCCAGTATTCCAAAAGGTCGGCGTAGATTACTGTGGACCTTTTTACATAACCTATCCTCAGCGCAAGGCTCGACCCACGAAAGTCTTCATCGCAATCTATGTTTGCCTGGTGACTAAAGCAGTTCACATAGAATTAGCAGCAGATCTGTCGACCCAAGCATTCTTGGCCACATTCCAAAGATTTTGTGGTCGTCGGAGCGCTCCAAGTCTAGTCATGTGCGATAACGCAAAGAATTTCGTCGGCGCGAAACGAGTTTTGGACGAAGTACATCAGCTTTTTGTCAGTAAAACGTTTCAGGACTCTGTGATAAACTACGCTGCAGATCGAGGAATTGACTTCCAGTTCATTCCTGCTCGTTCTCCAAACTTTGGCGGCCTGTGGGAGTCGGCTGTGAAGTCGTTTAAGACTCTACTGAAAAGAACTATTGGTTCACGTTCGCTGGTACATGAAGAATTACAAACCATAATTGTACGGATCGAAGCTGCTTTGAATTCGCGTCCTCTCACAGCCCTGAGTAATGATCCTGAGGATTTTGAGCCACTCACCCCTGGTCATTTTTTAGTTCAGAAACAGTTAATCGCACCCCCAGaacatgattggaacgaagttCCAGAAAACCGTTTGAATGTCTGGCAAAGAATGCAACAAACGTCACAACAACTGTGGAAAAAGTGGTCATCAATGTACCTATCAGATCTCCACAGTCGAACTAAATGGACCAAGCAAAACGACAATCTCAGAGTTGGCATGATGGTTGTCCTAAAAGAGGATAATATTCCACCATTAAAATGGCCAATAGCGAGAATCGAAGCAGTACATCCTGGACCAGATGGCAACGTTCGTGTCGTCACTGTGCGCACACAGTCTGGATCGTATGATAGAGCAAtctccaaaattt GTTACTCCAATGGTTGTCGCGCGGGTCGAGCAGCCATCCACCGACGCAGTGGCAACGCAGCACAAACATCTCACATCACGTCAGCATACCACCGAGCATTTGGGTCAGCAATTCGAGCCATTCACGAGGTCCACCCACCACCACGAGCGCATCAGTCGATGCAATTGAAGTTGCTCATCGTAAATCCATCCATGGCACACAATTTGGGATCCAGCAGCAATCCATCACCACGATCACCACCCGCATCCGATTCAGCAGCAGCATCTGCAATTATGTTGTGGGAGAACAAATTGCATTGA
- the LOC129752764 gene encoding uncharacterized protein LOC129752764, with protein MEKFTYLRSALSGDALKEILSIELSDANYIIAWEILTERKEGYESINYLITEFEKNLMMLQKVGEDTDGWSTILAHMLYSRLDSLTLRNWETHHNSTEVPKYEDMRKFLRNYCSVLQSVAPAKEPRSNIADHKQSRGQSVCHTAFKSPNRCPFCTEPWHSPFHCQRFLRMKIAERLEAVNRSRVCRNCLQPGHFASNCNRSSCRLCQQRHHTILHATRSSVQNPSNSRPSQQSNAQPITQRSTQVYAQQTHQQQRQHARPIVTEHPHTQTQNATHNSHNPTTQFNSPVPSTSQNYVALPAKPTANILLSTALIKIKDRHGNALIARALLDSCSQHCLMTREFSRKLKFKESPTFLSVQGIGSSQSVSTKSISAEVGPRSPKISEFQETMEFFVLPKLTLQLPTTSFDPSFMSLPDSALLADPYFHESKRIDIIIGAEYYLDLLKDERQKMSKNGPTLQNTVFGWIVSGRVVEAPSEVSHTLVCSTSDLQKQLTRFWELETCRVTSTHSIEESMCERIFKQTTMRDEAGRFVVTLPKKESVLCQLGDSMHSATKRFLALERRLDANPELKKEYAAFIHEYLDLGHMKEILESAEQERSYYMPHHAVLKPDSTTTKLRVVFDASCRTSTGISLNDALMVGPVVQDELVDIILRFRLHRYAVVADVAKMYRMVRVQESDQPLQRILWRDSSDEFIRIFQLTTVTYGTSSAPYLATRCLQELANQEAENCPIASEVLKKSFYVDDMLAGVGSVEEGKLLVREMMKVMKSAGMSLRKYVSNESEILEEVSVDLREERSVLELDASQSTVKTLGLKWQPSSDEFQFSTV; from the exons ATGGAGAAGTTTACCTATCTGAGGTCAGCTCTCTCCGGCGATGCACTGAAGGAGATACTCTCTATTGAGCTGTCAGATGCTAATTACATCATAGCTTGGGAAATTCTTACGGAGCg AAAAGAAGGTTATGAGAGCATCAACTATCTCATAACTGAGTTTGAGAAAAACCTAATGATGCTGCAAAAAGTTGGCGAAGACACCGATGGTTGGAGCACCATACTAGCGCATATGCTCTACTCCAGGCTAGATTCTCTCACTCTGAGAAATTGGGAAACTCATCACAACAGCACAGAAGTGCCAAAATACGAGGACATGAGAAAGTTCCTACGCAACTACTGTTCCGTTCTGCAGTCAGTCGCTCCTGCCAAAGAACCCCGCTCCAATATCGCCGATCACAAGCAGTCTAGAGGTCAGTCAGTATGCCATACAGCGTTTAAGTCGCCCAATCGATGTCCATTTTGCACCGAACCATGGCATTCGCCCTTCCACTGCCAAAGATTCCTTCGAATGAAAATTGCAGAACGCCTTGAAGCCGTCAATCGAAGTAGAGTCTGCCGAAATTGTCTGCAGCCTGGACATTTTGCATCGAATTGCAATCGTAGCAGTTGTCGGTTGTGTCAACAAAGGCATCACACTATACTGCATGCTACGCGATCCTCCGTTCAAAATCCGTCGAATTCGAGACCCAGTCAACAGTCAAATGCACAACCTATTACCCAAAGAAGCACCCAAGTTTATGCACAGCAAACTCACCAACAGCAAAGACAACACGCCAGACCAATAGTTACGGAACACCCACACACTCAAACACAAAATGCAACACACAATTCACACAACCCAACCACACAATTCAATTCTCCCGTGCCAAGCACAAGCCAAAATTACGTCGCACTTCCTGCTAAACCTACAGCAAATATTCTGCTTTCTACCGCACTTATCAAGATTAAGGACCGTCACGGTAATGCTCTGATTGCTAGAGCTTTGTTGGATTCCTGCTCGCAACATTGCCTCATGACTCGAGAGTTttcgagaaagctgaagttcaAAGAATCGCCAACGTTTTTGTCAGTCCAGGGTATCGGTTCGTCTCAGTCAGTTTCGACGAAGAGCATAAGTGCTGAAGTTGGTCCACGATCGCCGAAAATCTCTGAATTCCAAGAAACTATGGAGTTTTTCGTGTTGCCAAAACTTACCCTTCAACTACCTACGACATCGTTTGATCCTTCGTTTATGTCGCTTCCCGATTCCGCTTTGCTAGCTGATCCTTACTTCCACGAATCAAAGCGGATCGATATCATAATCGGTGCCGAATATTATTTGGACTTGTTGAAGGATGAACGtcagaaaatgtcgaaaaacgGTCCCACGCTTCAGAATACAGTTTTTGGTTGGATTGTGTCAGGTCGAGTGGTAGAAGCTCCATCGGAAGTGTCGCACACCTTAGTCTGTTCTACAAGCGACTTACAAAAGCAGCTCACGAGATTCTGGGAGCTAGAAACATGTCGTGTCACTAGCACTCATTCCATTGAGGAGTCGATGTGCGAAAGGATTTTTAAGCAAACCACAATGAGAGATGAAGCAGGACGTTTCGTTGTTACCCTACCGAAGAAAGAGTCAGTTTTGTGTCAGTTAGGCGATTCGATGCACTCAGCTACTAAACGTTTTCTAGCATTGGAAAGGCGTCTGGATGCTAATCCAGAGTTGAAGAAGGAGTATGCAGCTTTCATCCACGAATATCTCGATCTTGGTCATATGAAAGAGATTTTAGAAAGCGCTGAACAAGAACGAAGTTATTACATGCCTCACCATGCTGTCCTGAAGCCCGACAGTACCACTACAAAGTTAAGAGTCGTTTTCGACGCGTCTTGTCGAACATCAACCGGAATTTCGCTCAACGATGCGTTAATGGTCGGACCTGTGGTACAAGATGAACTGGTGGACATTATTCTGCGATTCCGGCTTCATCGATATGCCGTCGTTGCAGATGTAGCTAAAATGTATCGAATGGTTAGAGTTCAAGAGTCAGATCAACCTCTTCAGAGAATCCTATGGCGTGATTCTAGTGATGAATTCATACGTATTTTCCAACTTACAACCGTGACGTATGGTACATCATCAGCACCGTATTTAGCGACAAGATGTTTGCAAGAGTTGGCTAATCAAGAAGCCGAAAATTGTCCGATCGCGTCAGAAGTGCTTAAGAAATCATTTTACGTTGATGATATGCTCGCAGGAGTTGGGTCTGTTGAAGAAGGCAAGCTTCTTGTGAGAGAAATGATGAAGGTTATGAAGTCAGCTGGAATGTCATTACGAAAGTATGTGTCGAATGAGTCAGAAATCCTTGAAGAAGTGTCAGTTGATCTTCGAGAAGAAAGATCAGTGTTAGAACTTGATGCCTCCCAATCTACAGTTAAGACACTAGGCTTGAAGTGGCAGCCTAGCTCAGATGAATTTCAGTTCAGCACTGTGTGA
- the LOC129752763 gene encoding uncharacterized protein LOC129752763, with translation MESVQKRTPVLWCTGYHQHLRSSCISRLTGKSFVPRVVYPRSSGDFPPVFEITHLATVTGQDTRALESSIMAGKYVRAPSSGDDARDNKMNSLSNEEESAGNHLECSGRYVRAPVISESEEQAANMYAHYYNEAEEDVHTQLQDKIRELEEVIQQMQNTNRCLENNEPIPDSSSKSTTSGEGSIRCDIKPYPKNVPASKMWEAWTKFIEDFQLSVTLLNAHDPKRRIDLLMLYMGDDLKGVVRAAKLKPTVENGECYETFVRNIDQYLKSMTDPAAEHEAFSCMQQEEGESAIGFHARLSEKVRLCGYSEPDQDVFVRAQLMRGLRNQEVKQQARIYGLKTNEIVVSATRAEAFHTEVKTRVAECSAMAIRSYSTRDSRSRNKRRSDSAKEFASHTKRYRYTDNRSYGRGRSSSDNSSVSRRYRCTRCFEDRSTHDNGICPKLEKRCYNCNREGHIARACRLNRVNELRHDRSPKRENDEHEQQINSLSLCDVLVDCRIGSSTPIKFLIDSGADVNVIGGNDWSKLEQEICAGQAHVISKSSHTNRNLQAYATRRPMNIECILEATVETVKSRKSIMTAEFIVVKEGRQSLLGRATASDMGLLRVGVEINSCTETKIFPKMPGVRVNFSIDTSIPPVKNAYCNIPAAYRQAARLRLEQMEASGIIEKITHAPRWISGMSAVPKGKDDFRLVVNMRAPNRAIKREYFRLPLVDEMRVKLHGARYFTKLDLSNAYYHLELGLESRDLTTFLADNGMYRFTRLMFGVNCAPEIFQREMCRILEHIENKIVYIDDVLIYATTLKVLRETVSLVLQIFKSNNLTLNTAKCEFDRTEIAFLGHHLDKNGFNIEISKIKDIEKFESPSNASELRSFLGLASFISPHIRNFADLTAPLWAATANNAWRWGEEQQTAFNLVKNQIIHCTTSLGFFSETDKTILYTDASPHALGAVLVQENSDKIPRIISFASKALTETERKYPQNQREALGAVWAVERFSYFLTGRPFTLRTDAQGMAFIISRPREESKRALTRADGWSLRLSPYIYEVEYIKGLDNIADPSSRLYRGEDEAFNEDVSPWEICHLQTNFYEFLTRQEIQDCTKNDEILQQVICSLESGKWPANISRYKTVANDLHVVEDILVKNGCAVIPMELREKVLNIAHLGHPLEAKLKSILRKRVWWPGMAKDAEQWVKSCASCAINGKPEKPTPMQRIFAPRMVWDTLAIDFNGPYHKLGGILILVVIDLRSRYAIASPVKSTRFEYTKAVLDSIFRREGFPKAIKSDNGPPFNGEEFKEYCNKRGIKTIFSTPFYPQQNGLVESFMKVVNKAISTALYSNTDYRCELQAAVDAGRRTTLPQRCPLKKFSWAVEFNEGCRSLMMITFQIQCIQMKPWTGTTVIIKSAQNTEKTSDVVQGHAESKKVTL, from the exons ATGGAGTCCGTCCAAAA GCGAACACCAGTACTCTGGTGTACAGGCTATCACCAGCACCTCCGTTCGTCGTGCATCAGCCGTCTAACTGGCAAGTCCTTTGTACCTCGTGTAGTGTACCCTCGTAGCTCGGGTGATTTCCCGCCGGTGTTCGAGATcacacatttggcgaccgtgacaggacaGGACAcccg AGCACTAGAAAGCAGCATAATGGCAGGAAAGTATGTGCGTGCCCCATCATCAGGAGATGATGCTAGAGATAACAAAATGAATTCTCTATCGAACGAAGAAGAGTCCGCAGGAAATCACCTGGAGTGCAGCGGGAGATACGTCCGTGCACCTGTGATATCAGAATCAGAAGAACAGGCCGCAAACATGTACGCTCATTATTATAATGAAGCCGAAGAAGACGTCCACACGCAATTACAAGACAAAATCCGTGAGCTTGAAGAAGTTATTCAACAAATGCAAAATACCAACAGATGCCTCGAAAATAATGAACCGATTCCAGACTCTTCTTCAAAATCCACAACATCGGGCGAAGGCAGTATCAGATGCGATATAAAACCCTATCCCAAAAACGTCCCAGCTAGTAAGATGTGGGAAGCATGGACGAAGTTCATTGAGGACTTTCAACTGTCAGTTACCCTGCTTAACGCCCACGATCCCAAGCGCCGAATAGACTTACTGATGTTGTACATGGGAGACGACCTGAAGGGAGTTGTACGAGCCGCGAAACTTAAACCCACAGTAGAAAACGGTGAGTGCTATGAAACATTCGTACGGAATATCgatcaatatttgaaatcgatGACGGATCCAGCAGCGGAGCATGAGGCATTCTCTTGCATGCAGCAGGAAGAAGGGGAATCTGCGATTGGGTTCCATGCAAGATTGTCGGAGAAAGTCAGGTTGTGTGGCTATAGCGAACCGGATCAGGATGTGTTCGTACGAGCGCAGCTAATGCGAGGCTTGCGTAACCAAGAAGTAAAACAACAAGCTCGTATTTATGGGTTAAAAACGAATGAAATAGTTGTATCAGCAACCCGCGCCGAAGCATTTCACACCGAAGTTAAAACTCGAGTTGCCGAGTGCAGTGCTATGGCTATACGCAGTTATTCAACTCGTGATAGCAGGTCCCGAAACAAACGTAGATCAGATTCAGCAAAGGAGTTTGCGTCACACACCAAGAGGTACAGGTACACCGATAATCGCAGCTATGGTAGAGGCAGAAGCAGTTCCGATAATTCTTCAGTCAGTCGCAGATACAGATGCACCAGGTGCTTCGAAGACCGTTCTACACACGATAACGGAATTTGTCCGAAATTGGAAAAACGTTGTTACAACTGCAACAGAGAAGGACACATAGCTAGAGCATGCAGATTGAATAGAGTGAATGAACTGAGACACGATCGAAGTCCTAAGAGAGAAAACGATGAGCATGAACAG CAAATCAATTCCCTATCCTTATGCGATGTTTTGGTAGATTGCCGCATTGGATCTTCCACCCCGATAAAGTTCCTTATCGATTCTGGAGCCGACGTCAATGTAATCGGAGGCAACGATTGGAGCAAGCTTGAGCAGGAGATATGTGCTGGACAAGCTCACGTGATTTCTAAAAGTTCACACACTAATCGTAACCTTCAGGCGTATGCCACTAGGCGACCTATGAATATTGAGTGTATTCTTGAAGCTACCGTTGAGACTGTTAAATCTCGGAAATCGATCATGACTGCCGAATTTATTGTAGTCAAAGAGGGAAGACAATCGCTGTTAGGTAGGGCTACTGCAAGCGACATGGGTTTGTTAAGGGTAGGAGTCGAAATAAATAGCTGCACAGAAACAAAAATCTTCCCGAAAATGCCCGGAGTGCGCGTTAATTTCAGCATAGATACCTCAATCCCGCCAGTTAAAAATGCTTACTGCAATATACCAGCAGCATATCGTCAGGCAGCTCGCTTAAGGCTCGAGCAAATGGAAGCCAGtggtataattgaaaaaataacgcATGCACCTCGTTGGATAAGTGGTATGAGTGCAGTACCTAAGGGGAAAGATGATTTCCGTTTAGTGGTTAACATGAGGGCTCCCAATAGAGCTATTAAACGGGAGTACTTCCGACTGCCACTGGTCGACGAGATGAGAGTGAAGCTACACGGGGCTAGGTATTTCACCAAATTGGATCTATCAAATGCCTATTATCACTTGGAGTTAGGTCTTGAGTCTCGCGATTTAACTACTTTTTTAGCTGATAACGGGATGTACAGATTCACTCGACTTATGTTCGGGGTGAACTGTGCTCCCGAGATATTCCAGCGGGAAATGTGCCGGATACTGGAACACATAGAGAACAAAATAGTCTACATAGACGATGTCCTCATTTACGCTACGACGCTTAAGGTGCTACGAGAAACGGTTAGCCTTGTCTTGCAGATATTTAAATCGAACAACCTGACACTAAATACTGCCAAATGCGAATTCGATCGAACCGAAATAGCATTTTTGGGTCATCATCTCGATAAAAACGGTTTCAATATtgaaatctcaaaaataaaagatattgaaaaatttgagagtCCATCAAACGCATCAGAGCTCAGGAGCTTTCTTGGGCTAGCGTCGTTCATAAGTCCACACATAAGAAACTTTGCTGACTTGACCGCACCACTATGGGCTGCAACCGCGAACAATGCTTGGAGATGGGGAGAGGAGCAACAAACAGCTTTTAATCTCgtgaaaaatcaaatcatcCACTGTACGACCTCCCTTGGATTCTTTTCTGAAACGGATAAAACTATACTGTACACGGACGCTTCACCTCATGCTTTGGGAGCGGTGCTAGTGCAGGAAAATTCAGATAAGATTCCCCGTATCATAAGCTTTGCATCCAAAGCGTTAACGGAGACGGAAAGAAAGTACCCCCAGAACCAGCGGGAAGCTCTGGGAGCAGTATGGGCAGTGGAACGGTTTTCTTATTTCCTCACCGGCCGACCCTTCACTTTACGAACTGATGCCCAGGGTATGGCATTCATCATTAGTAGACCTCGTGAAGAATCCAAAAGAGCACTAACAAGGGCTGATGGTTGGTCCCTACGCCTAAGTCCCTATATTTATGAAGTTGAATATATAAAAGGTCTGGATAACATTGCCGACCCTTCATCGCGCCTATATCGTGGGGAAGACGAAGCATTCAACGAAGACGTAAGTCCTTGGGAAATCTGCCACTTACAGACCAACTTCTATGAATTCTTAACGAGGCAAGAAATTCAGGATTGCACCAAGAATGACGAAATTCTGCAACAG GTTATCTGTTCGCTCGAATCAGGCAAATGGCCCGCTAATATATCCAGATACAAAACGGTGGCGAACGATCTGCATGTAGTTGAAGATATTTTGGTGAAGAACGGCTGTGCTGTTATACCAATGGAACTTCGAGAAAAAGTCCTAAACATAGCCCACCTGGGGCACCCACTAGAAGCTAAGCTCAAGAGCATTCTTCGCAAAAGGGTCTGGTGGCCGGGAATGGCAAAGGATGCCGAACAGTGGGTTAAATCATGTGCCTCTTGTGCTATAAACGGCAAGCCAGAAAAGCCCACACCTATGCAGCGAATATTTGCCCCTAGAATGGTATGGGACACGTTAGCAATCGACTTCAACGGCCCATATCACAAACTCGGCGGAATCTTAATCCTTGTGGTGATAGATTTACGGTCAAGATATGCGATAGCTTCGCCTGTGAAATCGACAAGATTTGAATACACAAAAGCGGTGTTAGATAGTATCTTTCGGAGAGAAGGTTTTCCTAAAGCTATTAAAAGTGATAATGGGCCACCTTTCAATGGAGAGGAATTCAAAGAATATTGTAACAAACGCGGTATAAAAACGATATTCTCAACGCCTTTCTATCCCCAGCAAAATGGGCTGGTGGAGTCCTTCATGAAAGTGGTAAATAAAGCTATCTCCACTGCATTATATTCTAACACAGACTATCGATGCGAACTACAGGCAGCGGTAGACGCCGGACGACGGACCACTCTACCACAAAGATGTCCCCTGAAGAAGTTCTCATGGGCCGTAGAGTTCAACGAGGGTTGCCGATCCTTAATGATGATCACATTCCAGATACAGTGCATACAAATGAAACCTTGGACAGGCACGACCGTGATAATAAAATCCGCTCAAAACACCGAGAAGACCAGCGACGTGGTGCAAGGCCATGCCGAGTCAAAGAAGGTGACACTGTAG